The genomic region CGGCGACGAGCTCGTCGTCGACCTCTCGCTTTCGAGCCCCTCCAACAGCTTCTACGATCTGTGGGAAATCGGTATCCGCCTCGGCGAGGATCTCTACCGTCTGGACGGCGGCGCCGACCCGGTTCTCCTGGACCAGATCGCCGCCGGCACCGTCGAGGCCGTCGGCCTTCAGGGCATCGACCCGGCGGTCCTCCTCGCCACCGGCGACTCCGCATCCCTGATCTTCATCCTCGCCTACGGCGACACCCCGTTCTGGCACTCGGTGCCGCTGGTGTTGCCGGCGGCAGGGGAGGGGCAGTAGGAGGCGCTACGGCCCGGTCATCCAGCCGGTGGTGTCACCGCTTTCGAAGCCGTTGGCGAAGATCACGATGCCGTCGGCGCCGATCTCCGCCAGGCCGAGGCCGGTGTTGACCAGGACCCGGTTGCTATTGGGCTCGACGTAGAGATTGGCCACCAGCAGGCTGTCGCTCCGGCCGGTGCCGTAGCTGAGATCGACCGTCGCCAGCGGCGCGGCGTCCAGGGCTGAATAGAACCCCAGCTGATCCTCCGTCGAGACGACGAAGAGATCCTGGCCGGCGAAGACTCCCCGGCCGAGGGCGAAGACGGCACCGCTGAGCGGCCCGGCCAGCAAGGAGGTCTGAAGGGTCGAAGGGTCGAAGACTTCCACCGTTTCGCTATAGGTACCCAGCAGGATCTCCTCTCCCGGCTTGCCGTCGAGGTCGGTGAGCAGCAGGGCGCTGGCGCTGAGGGATTGGGAGAATTCCAGGTCTCCGGTCAGCGCGTCGAAGATGGAAAAGACTCCCGTCTCGCTGACCGCGAGGATTTCCCGCGTCATGTCACCGTCGATATTCGCCCCGCGGAGGATCGATGGGCGGAAGCCAAAGGGAATCGGATCACTGGTCCACACCGGGGTGCCGTCGGATGGATCGAGGGCGTAGACCAGCCCATCGTTGGGAGAGGAGAAGATCCCGGCTCCGGCCAGCAGCTCCAGAGTCCCGTCCCCGTCGATGTCGTAGGGCAGGATCGAGAAGAAGGAGTCGAAGTCGGGGGTCTGAAAGGTCCATTCCAGGGTGTGGTGGAGGCCGTCGTAGCACGACACCGCAGGAAAGACGTTGTCCTCCGTGAGGCAGATCTCCAGCTGGGGGTCGGCGTCCGTATTGAGCAATCTGCCGGCCCAGACGCCCTTTCGATAGGAGGTATTGCCGGCCGGCGTGATGTACTCCAGCTCCTTGCTCTGGGCATCGAAGATCAGATAGCGGCCGGCGGAGTGGTTGCTGTCCGCGGCGAAGCTGGTGGCGAGGATCTCCATCTCCCCGTCGGCGTCCACATCCCCGACGTCGAGACCCAGAAAGGGGGTCGAGAGATCCGTGCTCCTCCATTCCAGGCCGGCGGAGACGGGGGAAGCGGCGCAGAGATAGTCACCACCGGTGACGTCGAAGCCGGAGCCCCAGAGGAACTCCTTCGTGCCGTCTCCATCCGCGTCGCCGACGACGATGTTGGTCACTCCATAGCTGCAGGTGTTCACCGAATACAGGCTGCTCCCGGCGGCGCTCAGCACGTGCATGTCGCCGAATTGGGCGTCGCCGTAGATCACCTCGGGGATCGAGCTTCCCAAGACGTCCGCCACCTGTAGATTGGCCAGGTTGAACACCGGGTAATCCCACAGCAGCTGATCGGCGGCGACATCGTAGACGCGCACTCCGTCGGTGGCCTCGAAGCCACCGACGACCTCGTCGTAGCCGTCGTCGTTGAGGTCCCCGAAGGCGATGGCATAGCCCAAGCCGGTGGCGATCTCCCAGTCCACCATCCCGGTGGCACCATCGAGGATCCGGGCAGTGTGGTCGTTGCGGGTGACGCCGATCTCCAGACCGGCGTCGTCGTCCACCTGGCCGAGGGCCAGGGCCACGCCGCCGACCCCGGGAAGGGTCAACTCCTGCGCGCCGGTGACGGCGGAGTAGGTGTAGACATTGCCCAGATTGCACACGACGATCTCCGCCTCGCCATCGCCGTCCACATCGCCGGCGACCAGGCTGTTGGGCGTCAGGCCCACGGCGACCGTTCCCTGCAAAGCCCGCGTCGAGCCGTCGTAGATCATCACGGTCTGTCCGACCGCGGCGAGCACCTCGAGGGCCGGGTCGTCATCGACCTGGGCCACCGCCAGCGCTTCGAGGGTCTGGTCGTAGGGTAGATGGCTCCACACCTTCTCGTAAGTCGTTCCATCCCACCGTAGGACATACCAATAGCGGTTGGCTTCGAAGCCATCGGAGGACGCCCCGGCGACGATCTCCAGGCTGCCGTCCCTTTCCAGGTCCGCCAGCGCCAGCCCCGAGTCACCGATGCCGGCACCGAGGGCCGGCCAATACCAATCCATGCTCACCTCGAAGCTGCCGGGCGTTCCTACGGAACCTGGAGCGGTAGGAATGGCGAAGGCGGGGCGGGGTGGAGCCTCGAGCGAGGCAGCCCCAGGGCTTCGATGGGGCTCGCCGGCCTGCCAGGAAATCGTCGGGACGAGGCTCATCAGGGTCGCCAGCCAGAGGACACTCTGTTTCATAACCTGCCTTCTGTGAGGTGGGATGGATCCTGCAAGAACCTCGCGCAAGTCACCGGCGAGAGCCTTCGCTGCACGAGGAAACGCAT from Acidobacteriota bacterium harbors:
- a CDS encoding PQQ-binding-like beta-propeller repeat protein; translated protein: MKQSVLWLATLMSLVPTISWQAGEPHRSPGAASLEAPPRPAFAIPTAPGSVGTPGSFEVSMDWYWPALGAGIGDSGLALADLERDGSLEIVAGASSDGFEANRYWYVLRWDGTTYEKVWSHLPYDQTLEALAVAQVDDDPALEVLAAVGQTVMIYDGSTRALQGTVAVGLTPNSLVAGDVDGDGEAEIVVCNLGNVYTYSAVTGAQELTLPGVGGVALALGQVDDDAGLEIGVTRNDHTARILDGATGMVDWEIATGLGYAIAFGDLNDDGYDEVVGGFEATDGVRVYDVAADQLLWDYPVFNLANLQVADVLGSSIPEVIYGDAQFGDMHVLSAAGSSLYSVNTCSYGVTNIVVGDADGDGTKEFLWGSGFDVTGGDYLCAASPVSAGLEWRSTDLSTPFLGLDVGDVDADGEMEILATSFAADSNHSAGRYLIFDAQSKELEYITPAGNTSYRKGVWAGRLLNTDADPQLEICLTEDNVFPAVSCYDGLHHTLEWTFQTPDFDSFFSILPYDIDGDGTLELLAGAGIFSSPNDGLVYALDPSDGTPVWTSDPIPFGFRPSILRGANIDGDMTREILAVSETGVFSIFDALTGDLEFSQSLSASALLLTDLDGKPGEEILLGTYSETVEVFDPSTLQTSLLAGPLSGAVFALGRGVFAGQDLFVVSTEDQLGFYSALDAAPLATVDLSYGTGRSDSLLVANLYVEPNSNRVLVNTGLGLAEIGADGIVIFANGFESGDTTGWMTGP